Proteins encoded within one genomic window of Oncorhynchus mykiss isolate Arlee chromosome 27, USDA_OmykA_1.1, whole genome shotgun sequence:
- the LOC110507044 gene encoding probable G-protein coupled receptor 171: protein MSVMVWLLVLLIMVPNMALPIQDVPERKFLSCSKLKQEVGLHWHGLAVFLCTILFLKASTAVLVSNGLVLKRLLASRNDPEQWRHARRATINVTAGTAAYVVCFVPYHVVRTPYTLAQTEVITPDCQTKRHLFLAKESTLLLVVLHLCLDPVLYYYFSKTFRKRVREVFRSRRSRRDSNTNPSPDPASEDLKLQPITAKE from the coding sequence ATGTCAGTGATGGTGTGGCTACTTGTGCTCCTCATCATGGTGCCCAACATGGCCCTGCCCATCCAGGACGTCCCAGAGAGGAAGTTCCTGAGCTGCTCCAAGCTGAAGCAGGAGGTGGGACTCCACTGGCATGGCCTCGCCGTCTTCCTCTGTACCATCCTGTTCCTCAAAGCGTCCACGGCTGTCCTCGTTTCCAACGGTCTGGTGCTAAAGAGGTTGCTGGCGAGCAGGAATGACCCTGAACAGTGGCGCCATGCTCGCCGTGCCACCATCAATGTTACGGCGGGGACGGCAGCGTACGTGGTGTGCTTCGTGCCATACCACGTGGTACGGACGCCCTATACGCTAGCCCAGACCGAGGTCATCACTCCAGACTGCCAGACCAAAAGGCACCTCTTCCTGGCCAAGGAGTCCACATTACTGCTGGTGGTGCTGCATCTCTGCCTGGATCCTGTGCTCTACTACTACTTCTCCAAGACATTCAGAAAGAGGGTCAGGGAGGTGTTCAGGAGTAGGAGGAGCAGGCGGGATTCGAACACCAACCCAAGCCCTGACCCTGCGAGTGAAGACTTGAAGCTACAGCCAATAACTGccaaggagtag